From the genome of Hymenobacter sp. PAMC 26628, one region includes:
- the obgE gene encoding GTPase ObgE: MASNNFIDYVKLVCRSGKGGAGSHHFFRAKGLPNGGPDGGDGGRGGHIILEGNSQLWTLLHLQYQKHVFAKDGEGGGENLRSGAQGADIVLQVPLGTVARSAETGEQLLEITEQGQRLILVPGGRGGLGNDHFKTSTNQAPEYAQPGEPAVEALVVLELKLLADVGLVGFPNAGKSTLLSVVSAAKPKIADYAFTTLVPNLGVVAYRDFKSFVMADIPGIIEGAAEGRGLGTRFLRHIERNSMLLFMIACDSPDIAAEYQVLLGELRQFNPELLDKTRLLAITKTDMLDEELEAEMRASLPADLPPTVFISSLINKNIQPLKDMIWQALHKV, from the coding sequence GTGGCTTCTAATAACTTCATCGACTACGTTAAACTGGTTTGCCGCTCGGGCAAAGGCGGGGCGGGTTCGCACCATTTCTTCCGCGCCAAGGGCTTGCCCAACGGGGGCCCCGACGGCGGCGACGGCGGCCGTGGCGGCCACATCATTCTGGAGGGCAACTCGCAGCTGTGGACCTTGCTGCACTTGCAGTACCAAAAGCACGTGTTTGCCAAAGACGGCGAGGGCGGCGGCGAAAACCTGCGCTCGGGGGCCCAGGGGGCCGACATTGTGCTGCAAGTGCCCCTCGGCACGGTGGCCCGGAGCGCCGAAACCGGTGAGCAACTGCTCGAAATCACGGAGCAGGGCCAGCGCCTGATTCTGGTGCCCGGCGGGCGCGGCGGCCTGGGCAACGACCACTTCAAAACTTCCACCAACCAAGCCCCGGAGTACGCCCAGCCCGGCGAGCCGGCCGTGGAGGCCCTGGTCGTGCTAGAGTTGAAGCTGTTGGCCGACGTGGGCTTGGTGGGCTTCCCCAACGCGGGCAAGAGCACGCTGCTTTCGGTGGTGTCGGCGGCCAAGCCCAAAATTGCCGACTACGCCTTCACCACCCTCGTGCCCAACCTGGGCGTGGTGGCCTACCGCGACTTCAAGTCGTTCGTGATGGCCGACATTCCCGGCATCATCGAGGGCGCGGCTGAGGGCCGGGGGTTGGGCACACGCTTTTTGCGCCACATCGAGCGCAACTCCATGCTGCTCTTTATGATAGCCTGCGACAGCCCCGACATTGCCGCCGAATACCAAGTGCTGCTGGGCGAGCTGCGCCAATTCAACCCCGAGCTGCTCGATAAAACGCGCCTGCTCGCCATCACCAAAACCGACATGCTCGACGAGGAGCTGGAGGCCGAGATGCGCGCCTCGCTACCCGCCGATTTGCCGCCCACGGTGTTCATTTCCAGCCTGATCAACAAGAACATCCAGCCGCTGAAGGACATGATTTGGCAGGCCCTGCACAAAGTATGA
- a CDS encoding formyl transferase, with the protein MSTASEYAGKNIVMLAGPGESTNILFHALDAAFGVHRIIVETTVSQKQLLTRRAEKLGWGTVLGQIAFKLAIAGPLSRAAQPRLQHLRQAHGLNNAPLPPDRTIQVSSVNAPEALLALQALSPDVVVVNGTRIIAKRVLTGVPCPFINTHAGITPLYRGVHGGYWALANDDTAHCGVSVHLVDAGIDTGGIIAQALIQPEAEDNFATYPLLQLIAGLPLLKKAVQAALQGGIRLQSAPEGQSRLWSHPTWAEYRANRQRNGTR; encoded by the coding sequence ATGAGCACTGCTTCTGAATACGCCGGCAAAAACATCGTGATGCTGGCCGGGCCGGGCGAATCAACCAACATTCTATTTCACGCCTTGGACGCGGCGTTTGGCGTCCACCGCATCATCGTTGAAACTACAGTCAGTCAAAAACAGCTGCTAACGCGCCGTGCCGAGAAGCTGGGCTGGGGCACCGTGCTGGGGCAAATTGCTTTCAAGTTGGCCATTGCCGGTCCCCTGAGCCGCGCGGCGCAGCCCCGCTTACAGCACCTGCGGCAAGCACATGGCTTAAACAACGCGCCCTTGCCGCCTGACCGCACCATCCAAGTGTCGTCGGTGAATGCCCCGGAGGCTCTCTTGGCTCTACAGGCCTTGAGCCCCGACGTGGTGGTAGTAAATGGCACCCGCATCATTGCCAAGCGGGTGCTGACGGGAGTGCCGTGCCCATTCATCAATACCCACGCGGGCATCACCCCGCTCTACCGGGGAGTGCACGGTGGCTACTGGGCCCTGGCCAATGATGACACAGCCCACTGCGGCGTGTCGGTACACCTAGTGGATGCTGGCATCGACACGGGCGGTATCATCGCCCAAGCCTTGATTCAGCCCGAAGCGGAGGATAATTTTGCTACGTATCCGCTGTTGCAACTCATCGCCGGCCTCCCGCTACTGAAGAAAGCGGTGCAGGCAGCTTTGCAAGGAGGAATTCGCCTCCAGTCCGCTCCTGAAGGCCAGTCGCGTCTGTGGTCGCACCCCACCTGGGCCGAGTACCGGGCCAATCGGCAGCGCAACGGAACGCGGTAA
- a CDS encoding NAD(P)H-dependent oxidoreductase, translating to MILIDSALQRRHQAGNPIRVGMVGAGFMGRGVARQICRYVPGMELVAIANRTLANARHAYAEAGVAEVREANTLAELEACIQAGQPAITDDALLLGQAAGIDAIIEVTGAVEYGARVVLKAIGHGKHIVLLNAELDGTVGPILKVYADRAGVVYTVADGDQPGVTLNLVRFVKGMGIKPVMCGNIKGLHDPYRNPTTQEGFARQWGQNPSMVTSFADGSKISFEQAVIANALGMRVARRGMLGPTVAPGTPVTEAPDWYPHDLLLNGGPGIVDYVVGAAPGPGVFVLGTINDPVQQHYLKLYKLGPGPLYCFHTPYHLCHFETPNSVARAVLFHDATLAPAGPMSVEVVTAAKIPLRAGQLLDGIGHYHTYGLAENADVVRQEKLLPLGVAEGCTLRRDIPRDQVLCYDDVILPENRLVDQLRREQETYFSSTATALLSSGYPVTE from the coding sequence ATGATTTTGATTGACAGCGCCCTTCAACGGCGGCATCAAGCCGGCAACCCCATTCGCGTGGGCATGGTCGGGGCCGGGTTTATGGGCCGGGGCGTGGCCCGGCAGATTTGCCGGTACGTGCCCGGTATGGAGCTTGTGGCCATCGCCAACCGCACCCTGGCCAACGCCCGCCACGCCTACGCCGAGGCCGGCGTGGCCGAGGTGCGGGAAGCCAACACCCTGGCCGAGTTGGAAGCCTGCATCCAGGCGGGCCAGCCCGCCATCACCGACGATGCCCTGCTGCTGGGCCAAGCTGCTGGCATCGACGCCATCATCGAAGTAACCGGGGCCGTGGAGTATGGCGCACGCGTGGTGCTGAAGGCCATTGGCCACGGCAAGCACATCGTGCTCTTGAACGCCGAATTGGACGGCACCGTGGGGCCCATCCTGAAAGTGTACGCCGACCGTGCCGGCGTGGTATATACTGTGGCCGACGGCGACCAACCGGGCGTAACGCTCAACCTAGTCCGGTTTGTTAAAGGCATGGGCATTAAGCCCGTCATGTGCGGCAATATTAAGGGACTGCACGACCCCTACCGCAACCCCACCACTCAGGAAGGGTTTGCCCGGCAATGGGGCCAGAACCCAAGCATGGTCACCAGCTTCGCCGATGGCAGCAAAATCAGCTTCGAGCAGGCCGTTATTGCCAACGCTTTGGGGATGCGGGTGGCACGCCGGGGCATGCTGGGTCCCACCGTCGCGCCCGGCACCCCCGTAACCGAGGCTCCTGACTGGTACCCGCACGATTTGCTTTTAAATGGGGGCCCCGGCATAGTCGATTATGTGGTCGGGGCAGCCCCCGGGCCCGGGGTTTTCGTGCTAGGCACCATCAACGACCCTGTGCAGCAGCACTACCTCAAGCTCTACAAGCTTGGCCCGGGCCCGCTTTATTGCTTCCACACGCCCTACCACCTCTGCCACTTCGAAACGCCCAATTCTGTGGCACGGGCGGTTCTTTTTCACGACGCAACGCTGGCTCCCGCGGGCCCAATGAGCGTAGAAGTGGTCACGGCTGCTAAAATCCCGTTGCGGGCAGGCCAGCTGCTCGACGGCATTGGCCACTACCACACCTACGGCTTGGCCGAAAACGCCGATGTAGTGCGGCAGGAAAAATTGCTCCCCCTTGGCGTAGCCGAGGGTTGCACTTTGCGCCGCGACATTCCCCGCGACCAAGTGTTGTGCTACGACGACGTGATTTTGCCCGAAAACCGGCTAGTAGACCAGCTTCGCCGTGAACAAGAAACATATTTTAGCTCTACGGCCACCGCACTTTTAAGCAGTGGCTACCCGGTTACTGAGTAA
- a CDS encoding exostosin domain-containing protein: MSSGSMQIRAAKVYITSAYEDSEPLGAFLRNAALDKYKKHTVVNTAEEADIILFIENSRYHSDPFFKKLKNNPLAKKYPHKTFMYNPHDLPWLILPGLYTCFPKQTFDDRKMRASPYLETINTYISCDLTVIPDFLFSFYGKPQSKPRKEILKLRHERGLIMTSERDMYAPEKPKDLQLRYAALLTNSKFVLCPKGIGTSSSRLFETMQAGRIPVIISDNWVRPAGPKWDEFAIFIPENQVHTIPAVLAREELNWLSKATLARENWEAFFAPDALFTYFVDNLLELNKKHGKGKSKINFKLGNLVYFTRYFFRKTVIEPIKLLILSSRII; the protein is encoded by the coding sequence ATGAGCTCCGGTTCAATGCAGATTCGCGCCGCCAAGGTTTATATAACTTCTGCTTACGAAGACTCCGAGCCACTCGGTGCATTCTTAAGAAATGCTGCCCTGGATAAATACAAAAAACATACAGTGGTGAACACGGCGGAAGAAGCCGACATTATTCTGTTCATCGAAAACTCTCGGTATCATTCAGACCCTTTTTTTAAAAAGCTAAAGAATAATCCACTTGCTAAAAAATATCCCCATAAAACATTCATGTACAACCCGCACGATTTGCCTTGGCTTATCCTGCCCGGGCTGTATACGTGTTTTCCTAAACAAACGTTTGATGACCGCAAGATGCGTGCGTCACCTTATCTAGAAACAATAAACACGTACATATCGTGTGATTTAACCGTAATACCGGATTTTCTTTTTTCATTTTATGGAAAACCGCAATCAAAGCCTCGAAAGGAAATTTTGAAGCTGCGGCACGAGCGTGGACTTATCATGACTTCAGAGCGAGACATGTACGCGCCCGAAAAACCAAAAGACTTGCAGCTGCGCTATGCAGCATTACTTACCAATAGCAAGTTTGTTTTGTGCCCCAAGGGGATAGGAACGTCATCTAGCCGCTTGTTCGAAACCATGCAAGCCGGTCGAATACCGGTAATCATCTCCGATAACTGGGTACGCCCCGCTGGGCCTAAATGGGATGAATTTGCAATCTTTATTCCTGAAAACCAAGTACATACCATTCCAGCCGTTCTCGCCCGTGAAGAGCTAAACTGGCTCTCAAAAGCTACCCTGGCCCGGGAAAATTGGGAGGCTTTTTTTGCTCCGGATGCACTCTTCACCTACTTTGTGGATAATCTACTCGAATTAAATAAAAAGCATGGAAAAGGAAAAAGCAAAATCAATTTTAAGCTTGGCAATTTAGTTTATTTCACGAGGTATTTTTTCAGGAAAACCGTTATCGAACCTATTAAATTGCTAATCCTTTCCTCAAGAATAATTTGA
- a CDS encoding tol-pal system protein YbgF, whose protein sequence is MVRLLFCWGLLLLGPLVARAQTADTVRRRGAMRVVHLDSVAVSPQAIDTKGWLLLNKDIQQELDGAVHNLYNFKYDRAEKQFRSLKRRYPEHPLAYLMLGLNTWWKIRPTSFQTKAYDRPFFAYMDSAITKAEALYKADKQNYEATFFLAAAYGFSARLHAERHDWRLATVDSKRALSYLQKSQEANGLSPEFLFGQALFNYYAVWIPNNYPLLRPVLLFFPKGNKELGLQQLRTVATTGFYTATEAKVFLMGILKTEENNSAEALPVAKQLAATFPDNGYFQRFYALLAYDQGEFVECERVSKEILAKINQGLPGYEAISGRYASYFLGYLMQYRYRDAAKARDYYQRCIVFSESSGDTSGGFYLFANANLARLADKERELATARRYYTVVKDIADHKSEQYKEATTWLKKNKS, encoded by the coding sequence ATGGTTCGATTGCTTTTCTGTTGGGGCTTGCTGTTGTTGGGCCCACTGGTGGCCCGGGCCCAAACGGCCGACACAGTTCGCCGCCGCGGCGCCATGCGCGTGGTGCACCTCGACAGCGTGGCCGTGTCTCCCCAGGCCATCGACACGAAGGGCTGGCTGCTGCTCAATAAGGACATTCAGCAGGAGCTCGACGGGGCCGTGCACAACCTCTACAATTTCAAGTACGACCGGGCCGAGAAGCAGTTCCGCTCCCTCAAGCGGCGCTACCCCGAGCACCCCCTCGCCTACCTCATGCTGGGCCTGAACACGTGGTGGAAAATTCGCCCCACCAGCTTCCAGACCAAGGCGTACGACCGGCCGTTTTTCGCTTACATGGACTCGGCCATCACCAAGGCCGAGGCCCTCTACAAGGCCGATAAGCAGAACTACGAAGCCACGTTTTTCCTGGCGGCGGCCTACGGCTTCAGCGCCCGCCTGCACGCCGAGCGCCACGACTGGCGCCTGGCCACCGTCGACAGCAAGCGGGCCCTGAGCTACCTGCAGAAAAGCCAGGAAGCCAACGGCCTCAGCCCGGAATTCCTGTTTGGCCAGGCCCTGTTTAACTACTACGCCGTCTGGATTCCCAACAACTACCCGCTGCTGCGGCCGGTCCTGCTGTTCTTCCCCAAGGGCAATAAAGAACTGGGGCTTCAGCAGTTGCGCACCGTGGCCACCACCGGCTTCTACACCGCCACCGAGGCCAAGGTGTTCCTGATGGGCATCCTCAAAACCGAAGAGAATAACAGCGCCGAGGCCCTGCCCGTGGCAAAGCAGCTGGCCGCCACCTTTCCCGACAATGGCTACTTCCAGCGCTTCTATGCCCTGCTGGCCTACGACCAAGGCGAGTTTGTGGAGTGCGAGCGGGTGAGCAAGGAAATCCTGGCGAAAATAAACCAGGGCCTGCCCGGCTACGAGGCCATCAGCGGGCGCTACGCCAGCTACTTCCTCGGCTACCTCATGCAGTACCGCTACCGCGACGCGGCCAAGGCCCGCGACTACTACCAGCGCTGCATCGTGTTTTCGGAAAGCAGCGGCGACACCAGCGGCGGCTTCTACCTTTTCGCCAACGCCAACCTGGCCCGCCTAGCCGACAAGGAGCGCGAGCTGGCCACCGCCCGGCGCTACTACACGGTCGTGAAAGACATTGCCGACCACAAATCAGAGCAGTACAAAGAAGCCACCACGTGGCTGAAAAAGAACAAGAGCTAA
- a CDS encoding sodium-translocating pyrophosphatase: protein MTPYLYAVPALGVFALFYTWVRAGWVARQDAGNERMTTIAGYIADGAIAFLRAEYKVLGLFGLIAGAFLFYLGSTSGNSSPVIVIAFVIGGVFSALAGFIGMKIATKANVRTAQAARTSLATALNVSFSGGSVMGMGVAGLAVLGLGSLFIVFYKMFVPSGLANGQEMEKALEVLTGFSLGAESIALFARVGGGIYTKAADVGADLVGKVEAGIPEDDPRNPATIADNVGDNVGDVAGMGADLFGSYVATILATMVLGREVQLGSADHFGGLSPIFLPMAIAGMGILASLVGILCVRVKEGGNVQGALNLGNYISVVVSAVASYGLIAWILPTGALTIRGVTFDALHVFYAVLVGLGVGTLMSIITEYYTAMGKRPVNSIVQQSSTGHATTVIGGLAVGMESTVLPILVLAAGIVLSFRAAGLYGVAIAAAGMMATTAMQLAIDAFGPIADNAGGIAEMSELPKEVRERTDILDAVGNTTAATGKGFAIASAALTSLALFAAFMGTAHIDTIDISNADVLAGLFVGAMIPFIFSGLAIAAVGRAAMAMVQEVRRQFREIPGIMEGTARPEYEKCVAISTAAAIREMILPGAIALLSPILVGFLFGPKVLGGLLAGVTVSGVLMAIFQSNAGGAWDNAKKSFEKGVLVNGVMQYKGSDAHKASVTGDTVGDPFKDTSGPSMNILIKLMSIVSLVIAPHIAEHAGGPGAAAAPAPLHFEQAFRPRMHYSETLVPAAARLLRTALHQE, encoded by the coding sequence ATGACCCCTTACCTCTACGCGGTGCCCGCGCTGGGCGTGTTTGCTTTGTTTTATACCTGGGTGCGGGCCGGCTGGGTGGCCCGGCAAGATGCTGGCAATGAGCGCATGACCACCATTGCCGGCTACATTGCCGACGGAGCCATTGCCTTTTTACGGGCCGAATACAAAGTGCTGGGCCTGTTTGGGCTGATTGCTGGGGCCTTCCTGTTTTACCTGGGGAGCACCAGCGGCAATTCCAGCCCGGTCATCGTCATTGCCTTCGTTATCGGAGGCGTATTTTCGGCGCTGGCGGGCTTTATTGGGATGAAGATTGCCACCAAGGCCAACGTGCGCACCGCCCAAGCGGCCCGCACTAGCCTGGCCACGGCCTTGAACGTGTCTTTTTCGGGCGGTTCGGTGATGGGCATGGGCGTGGCGGGCCTTGCCGTGTTAGGGCTGGGGTCCCTTTTTATTGTGTTTTATAAAATGTTTGTGCCCAGCGGCCTGGCTAATGGGCAGGAGATGGAAAAGGCCCTGGAAGTCCTCACCGGCTTCTCGCTCGGGGCCGAGAGCATTGCCCTGTTTGCCCGCGTGGGCGGCGGCATCTATACCAAAGCGGCCGACGTGGGGGCCGACCTCGTGGGGAAGGTCGAAGCCGGCATTCCGGAGGACGACCCGCGCAACCCCGCCACCATTGCCGACAACGTGGGCGACAACGTGGGCGACGTGGCCGGCATGGGGGCCGATTTGTTCGGCTCGTACGTGGCTACCATCTTGGCCACCATGGTGCTGGGGCGCGAGGTGCAGCTGGGCAGCGCCGACCATTTTGGGGGCCTGTCGCCCATTTTCCTGCCGATGGCCATTGCCGGCATGGGCATTCTGGCCTCGCTTGTCGGCATTTTGTGCGTGCGGGTGAAGGAGGGCGGCAACGTGCAGGGGGCCCTAAACCTGGGTAACTACATTTCGGTCGTTGTTTCCGCCGTGGCCTCTTATGGCCTCATCGCGTGGATTTTGCCTACTGGGGCCCTCACCATTCGCGGCGTGACTTTCGACGCGCTGCACGTGTTCTACGCCGTGTTGGTAGGCTTGGGCGTGGGCACGCTGATGAGCATCATCACTGAATACTACACGGCCATGGGCAAGCGCCCGGTAAATAGCATCGTGCAGCAAAGCAGCACGGGCCACGCCACCACCGTGATTGGGGGCCTGGCCGTGGGCATGGAAAGCACGGTGCTGCCCATTCTGGTGCTGGCGGCGGGCATTGTACTGAGCTTCCGAGCCGCGGGCCTGTACGGCGTGGCCATTGCCGCGGCCGGCATGATGGCCACTACGGCCATGCAGCTGGCCATCGACGCCTTTGGGCCCATTGCCGATAACGCCGGCGGCATCGCCGAGATGAGTGAGCTGCCCAAGGAAGTGCGTGAGCGCACCGATATCCTGGACGCGGTGGGCAACACCACGGCCGCCACTGGCAAGGGCTTCGCCATCGCCTCGGCCGCCCTTACGTCGCTGGCCTTGTTCGCAGCGTTCATGGGCACGGCGCACATCGACACCATCGACATCAGCAACGCCGACGTGCTGGCGGGCTTGTTTGTGGGAGCCATGATTCCGTTCATCTTTTCGGGCCTAGCCATCGCCGCCGTGGGCCGTGCTGCGATGGCGATGGTGCAGGAGGTGCGCCGCCAGTTCCGCGAGATTCCGGGCATCATGGAAGGCACGGCCCGGCCCGAGTACGAGAAGTGCGTGGCCATCTCGACCGCTGCCGCCATCCGCGAAATGATTTTGCCGGGGGCCATTGCCCTGCTCTCGCCCATCCTCGTGGGCTTCCTATTCGGCCCAAAGGTGCTCGGCGGCCTGCTGGCCGGCGTCACGGTGAGCGGCGTGCTGATGGCCATCTTCCAGAGCAACGCGGGCGGGGCCTGGGACAACGCCAAGAAGTCGTTCGAGAAAGGCGTGCTGGTGAACGGCGTGATGCAATACAAAGGCTCCGACGCCCACAAGGCTTCCGTGACCGGCGACACCGTGGGCGACCCGTTCAAGGACACGTCGGGGCCCAGCATGAACATCCTCATCAAGCTTATGAGCATCGTGTCGCTGGTCATCGCCCCGCACATCGCCGAGCACGCTGGGGGCCCCGGGGCCGCCGCCGCGCCCGCGCCGCTGCACTTCGAGCAAGCCTTCCGCCCCCGCATGCACTACTCCGAAACGCTGGTGCCCGCCGCGGCCCGCCTGCTGCGCACGGCCCTGCACCAGGAGTAG
- the rfbC gene encoding dTDP-4-dehydrorhamnose 3,5-epimerase: protein MIFTETPLAGAFIIDVERRVDERGFFARSWCEDEFAAHGIMLPPQQANVSSNPRRGTLRGMHYQLPPHEETKLVRCTRGAIHDVIVDLREESPTYGHWLGVDLTADSFRMLFVPGRFAHGFLTLADDTDVGYQVSAKYAPGAERGLRWDDPGLGIIWPLAPVLVSEKDRQHPDFVPAWPLAPTK, encoded by the coding sequence TTGACGAACGCGGTTTTTTTGCCCGCAGCTGGTGCGAAGATGAATTTGCGGCCCACGGTATTATGCTACCGCCCCAGCAGGCCAACGTTTCTTCCAACCCTCGGCGCGGCACCCTGCGCGGCATGCACTACCAACTGCCGCCCCACGAGGAAACCAAACTGGTGCGCTGCACCCGCGGGGCCATCCACGACGTCATCGTGGACCTGCGGGAAGAGTCGCCTACTTACGGGCACTGGCTTGGCGTGGACCTAACCGCGGATTCTTTCCGCATGTTGTTTGTGCCGGGCCGCTTCGCCCACGGCTTTCTCACACTTGCCGATGATACCGACGTGGGCTACCAGGTATCCGCCAAGTACGCGCCGGGTGCCGAGCGTGGCCTGCGGTGGGATGATCCCGGCCTGGGCATCATCTGGCCGCTGGCACCCGTCCTCGTTTCCGAGAAAGACCGCCAGCACCCCGACTTTGTGCCGGCTTGGCCACTTGCGCCGACCAAATAA
- the hpt gene encoding hypoxanthine phosphoribosyltransferase — MGSSPNITLHDKAFRPYLSAAELATAVEELAARLSADYAGRRPLFVVVLTGGFMFASDLLKCFSGECEIVFIRVASYEGTNSTGQVQEILGLREDVQGRDLILVEDIVDTGTTLHHLLPALLAKNPASVEIAALFFKPASLRHDLTLNYIALEIPNDFVVGYGLDYDGLGRNLPEVYVAV, encoded by the coding sequence ATGGGCTCATCCCCCAACATTACCCTCCACGACAAAGCGTTTCGCCCGTATTTATCGGCCGCTGAGCTGGCCACGGCCGTCGAGGAGCTGGCCGCCCGCCTTAGTGCCGACTACGCCGGCCGCCGGCCCTTGTTCGTGGTCGTGCTCACGGGGGGCTTCATGTTTGCCTCCGATTTACTCAAGTGCTTCAGCGGCGAATGCGAAATCGTCTTCATCCGGGTGGCCTCGTACGAGGGCACGAACAGCACCGGCCAGGTGCAGGAAATCCTGGGCCTGCGCGAAGACGTGCAGGGCCGCGACCTGATTCTGGTGGAAGACATCGTGGACACCGGCACTACCCTGCACCACCTGCTGCCCGCGCTGCTGGCCAAAAACCCGGCTTCGGTGGAAATCGCCGCCTTGTTTTTTAAGCCCGCTAGCCTGCGCCACGACCTGACGCTGAATTACATTGCCTTAGAAATCCCCAACGATTTCGTGGTAGGGTATGGTCTCGACTACGATGGGCTGGGCCGCAACCTGCCCGAAGTGTACGTGGCCGTGTAG
- a CDS encoding M20/M25/M40 family metallo-hydrolase, which translates to MQLLETLCRIAAPSGHEGPLTAFVLDYVQQNQAKWQHQPQVLAGEGFQDCVVLVFGQPRTAVFAHLDSIGFTVRYGRQLVAIGGPETHAGYRLVGHDAEGEIDCALTINEETETLGYEFSRELPRGTELTFRCDFRETETTVQSCYLDNRLGVWTALRLCETLEHGVIAFSCGEEHGGGTVPFLAQYIYDTYGVRQALICDITWVTEGVHLGQGCVISLRDSLIPRRAYVDRVRAIAARAGIAVQLEVEDIGGSDAKELQRAAQPWDWCFVGAPEDHVHTPDELVDKRDIASMLALYQVLLREL; encoded by the coding sequence ATGCAACTGCTCGAAACCCTGTGCCGCATCGCGGCGCCGTCCGGCCACGAAGGCCCGCTGACGGCCTTTGTGCTTGATTACGTGCAACAAAACCAAGCCAAGTGGCAGCACCAGCCCCAGGTGCTGGCCGGCGAGGGCTTCCAGGATTGCGTGGTGCTGGTGTTCGGGCAGCCGCGCACGGCCGTGTTTGCGCACCTCGACAGCATCGGCTTCACGGTGCGCTACGGCCGGCAGCTGGTGGCCATTGGGGGCCCCGAAACCCACGCCGGTTATCGCCTGGTGGGCCACGATGCAGAAGGGGAGATTGATTGTGCGCTGACCATCAACGAGGAAACCGAAACCTTGGGCTACGAGTTCAGCCGCGAGCTGCCCCGCGGCACCGAGCTGACGTTCCGCTGCGACTTCCGCGAAACCGAGACAACGGTGCAAAGCTGCTACCTCGACAACCGCCTGGGGGTGTGGACGGCCCTGCGCCTGTGCGAAACGCTGGAGCACGGCGTCATTGCTTTTTCGTGCGGCGAGGAGCACGGCGGCGGCACGGTGCCGTTCCTGGCCCAGTACATCTACGACACCTACGGCGTGCGCCAGGCCCTGATTTGCGACATTACATGGGTGACCGAGGGCGTGCACTTGGGCCAGGGCTGCGTGATTTCGCTGCGCGACTCCCTCATCCCGCGCCGCGCCTACGTGGACCGCGTCCGGGCCATTGCCGCGCGGGCGGGCATTGCGGTGCAGCTGGAGGTGGAAGACATCGGCGGTTCTGACGCCAAGGAGCTGCAGCGCGCCGCCCAGCCCTGGGACTGGTGCTTCGTGGGGGCCCCCGAAGACCACGTGCACACCCCCGACGAGCTGGTGGATAAGCGCGACATTGCCAGCATGTTGGCCCTCTACCAAGTGCTGTTGCGCGAGCTCTAA
- a CDS encoding adenylate kinase, with the protein MLNIVLFGPPGAGKGTQSQKLIAHYHLVHLSTGDLLRAQIAQGTELGLRAKKLMDEGLLVPDEVVIGMIDSALNANKAAAGFIFDGFPRTVPQAESLDRLLAQHQATIGCMVALEVGEEELVTRLLERGKTSNRPDDQDETKIRRRVTVYNTETAQVAGYYAAQHKFHALNGIGIIDDIFGQVCAVIDQHQAAANETPVAAIREVQA; encoded by the coding sequence ATGCTGAATATTGTACTGTTCGGCCCGCCCGGTGCGGGCAAAGGCACCCAGAGCCAGAAGCTCATCGCTCACTACCACCTGGTGCACCTAAGTACTGGCGACTTGCTGCGAGCCCAGATTGCCCAGGGCACGGAGCTAGGCCTGCGCGCCAAAAAGCTGATGGACGAAGGCCTGCTGGTGCCCGACGAAGTCGTGATTGGCATGATTGACAGCGCCCTGAACGCCAACAAAGCCGCTGCGGGCTTCATCTTCGACGGCTTCCCGCGCACCGTGCCGCAGGCCGAAAGCCTCGACCGGCTGCTGGCCCAGCACCAGGCCACCATCGGCTGCATGGTGGCCCTGGAAGTAGGGGAGGAGGAGCTGGTGACGCGCCTGCTGGAACGCGGCAAAACCAGCAACCGCCCCGACGACCAGGACGAAACCAAGATCCGGCGCCGCGTAACGGTGTACAACACCGAAACTGCCCAGGTGGCCGGCTACTACGCCGCCCAGCACAAGTTCCACGCCCTCAATGGCATTGGGATTATCGACGACATTTTTGGCCAGGTGTGCGCCGTTATCGACCAGCACCAAGCGGCTGCCAACGAAACCCCGGTCGCGGCCATCAGAGAGGTACAGGCGTAG